DNA sequence from the Vicia villosa cultivar HV-30 ecotype Madison, WI linkage group LG3, Vvil1.0, whole genome shotgun sequence genome:
CCCTAAAGCAACTAGATGGTAAATATTCCTATTTGCATTTTTATATACATTTGTATTAAAGTTCATTTATCAAAGAATTCTTCAACATTGATAAAATTTTACCTATTACTAAGATGATCAGCCAAAGCAACAAGCATACAACCTTAAATTATAAGACAAAATAAGTCATGAACATAACATCATATTacacaataaatatttttttcattaaacatCACTTAACTCATCATAAAATAAGTTAGCTCATAATGAGAAGAAGAATTACACCAATACGAGTTTCTACAATTAACATTTCTaaacaaagagaaaagaaagtttaAACATAAAGGTGACACCCCCTACTCCTTGTAGTCTTAAACCAACAAGAGGCAAGTTATGGCATGCCAAAACGAGTGGTTTTCTTAAAAAATGGAAGGGTGAAAGAGCGTGAGGAATTGGTTTAGCTTTCTTCCCCTTTTTTTTTTGAGATATTTTCTCTTAGTTATATTCTCAAATTGTTAACCTCTTTCTCACTCCCAATGCAACTCCTTATATAGGCTCCTTCAAAACTAGGGTTAACTTCAGATCTTGAATCATGGGCTTCTTGATTATCCATTGATTTTGTCCAAAAGAATAAGGAATATGCTCTTTTATGTCCCATAGTACATGTAATTTGTTGGTACATACATCCTACAGGAGACAACATGTTACATGTCTCAAAGGGTGGCGCCGCAACACCTCAAATTCAGATTTTTCAGGATTTGTCTTGTAGTGCTTCATCCTTATCCATTTGTTTTCTCCAACTTAGCTCTATTTTCTTCTAAAAATCCATACCGTCATATTTTGGCTCAAGGCTTGCTGGATGGTGTTCAAGGATTTCTAACATGACAAAACTTGTCACAAAGCTACTTTTGCACAAGCACAAAACACATAAAATTGACAAAAGAGAGAACctaaggtaatcttttctaaatTAACTAAAGtaacataaaacataaataaatgataTTAGTAACACTTTAATTTACCCCTAAAGTTCAAGTATCAAAGGCTTAAATATCTCACACAAACTGATTTATCAGCTTTTAAACGGGCTTAACTCGGGAATCTTCAAATAGAGATTTCATATAGGTCAAGCTCAATAAactataacaaatattttatcatatttatctTCCAACCTTTAAATCCTTTACAAATAAAATTCGCCAGAGAATCACACATTTGGATATATCAAATAAAGTTAAACATTGATTATGATACATCTCTCACAAGGGCTTTTGAGTCTTTTGACACTATAAAAATTCTCGTGAAAAAAGCAATTTTAAAGTAAAGAGTgtagacaaagaaaaagaagagatatTTTCATTCAAAAGTTAGGTGATTAATGAAACGAGGAGAAACataatttttatagaaaaaattggcttaaaaaattattcatggaccatttttatgtttttatgcgATTTAACTAATAAGTAATTGATTATAACCTTTCAAATACAACAACCCTAATCTATTAAGGGTTTTGTCCATGGTTGAATTCTAAATCACATCTTTAATATCCAACAAGGAGAAGGGAGCTTCCAGGTAGATTTTATCCTCTATTGAGagctttttaaaacaaattatatcCAACCTTGGCCTATTTAAACTAGGAACATTGAATCTGCTTTTGAAGTGCTTAGAAACTGCAGTTTTGATGCCTTATACGTCTTCAATAATGCCACCACCATATCTTAAATCCGAAATACCATTTCTCATGTATCTTCCATTCATGGAAGAGtgaaaatttttataattttgatcACATTCACGAAGCAAGTTGCATCTAGAATTTTGTCTCAACATCGATTCCCTTCTACGAAACTGCTCCCACACAAGAGACTGAGCCTCTACTCTAATTCTATGAACAGAGGAGGAAACTAAATCTACGTCATTTGCCAAAACATCGTCTAAGGATCTTAATTCAAGAACAACTTAATAAAATCCCAAATCTTGTTTACCAAACACCTTATAATTCCACACTTTTAATCTATCTTTAAgcctttttaatttttctttgaaGACAAACATCTTTTTTTCCTGTATTCGAACGTTCCACGAGTCCAAAACTAGAAGAGTTAATGAGGGGTGACCGATCCAGGTAGAAAAAATCTAAATGGTTTTGGCCCCCCAGTTCAGAATATTTCCCTTTAGTAAAAAATGAGTATGATCCGAGACTTCACTATTTCCCACAGCTTGCCCTTTTAGCCCCCATATATTTGAAAGCCCTTCCAAAATGAGAAAACGATTTATTCTACTCATTAGAGAACCTGGGGTGTTGAACCATTTAAACTTGTTTTCCGTTTTTGGCAGATCAACTAAATTTGTGACAATGATAAAGTTTGAAAAATTAGCCACCGCAATTACGTTGTTATATAAACTAACGCCTTTTCTTTCATTAGATATTTTTATAGCATTAAAATCTCCACCGAGGCACCACAAACTTGGAGGGAGATTAGCTTTTACTCTGATTAAGTCAGCCCATATCCACCTCTTGGTGTCAATAATGCAGGAAGAGTAGATGTATACAACATAAATTAACCGCTCGTTCCATACTACTTGAATCCCAAGATAACTTTCacctgaaaaagaaaattaaacaacAAACACAACATGATTCCATAATGTTATCAGACCTTTTGACATTCCTACTACATTTTTTGCAGACCACCCACCTCTTTGGAACCCCATAGGGAGTGAGCCAAAGACTCCTTCATCAATTGAACCTTCATTTCTTGTAGTAAGCACAACTCCATTTTCCATGCCATAATTGATTTTGTAATGGATCTCATAGTTGCATTGCAACCCCCTCGAATGTTATAAGAGAGAACTGTCATTTCACCCCATTGAATTTAACTTTCTTTTGTTTGAATAATTCCTTATCTTGTCTCTCCTATCGCTTAATCTCATTAATATATTCAGAATCATTACCATCACCTGTTATTCCTAAATTTGCTGCCTTCTTCCAAATTTTAGGCGCTACACCTTCCTCCTCCATTGATAGAAAGCATTGATTACCTTGAATTATATCTTTATCGAATGTTGATTCACAACAAAGAACTGACCCACCTGAAAGTATATCAGAGAGAGAAAACAAAGGGGAACATGATCCTGAGTTGATGACTTAATGTGGTTTTAGAAGAATGAGAGCAGAGAAATAAGATGGTTTCACTATGTGAATGGGATAAGGGTGGGCTGTTTTTTCTGGCAGCGATGAGTAGGATTTACCTACTTTTGAGAAATAGTGTTCATGCAGATACACGAATATGCTCATCCCCACCTACCAACATCCATGGAGTGCCCCATCCAAAACTATGATCTGGAATCCAACTATCCCTGCCTCGTGTTCTCGCCACTACcaaaatcacaaaaaacacataaagaaaaataaaaattcaaattggAACATATTATGCAAGACatatgaaatattaaattttaaaacttcTGGAACACTTATCATAAGAGTTTCGGTGAGTGCTTCAACAAAATCGAAACACTTAGCAAATGACTTTCGGTGTGTTATGTTGTAATTAATAATACTTAATCACCAtgagtgtgttccaaaatgacaagtaAATATGCATGTGAAggttatttttgaatttgaaaataggtaacacttcgtgaagtgttgcattatgcagtttgtattttgaattcgAAAATAGACAACACTTATTGAAGTGTTACATAATGAGAAACAATACAACCTTtaaaaactattgttgtaggcgAAATAGTGCAACATTtaaaaactgttgttgtaggcgAAACAGTGCAACATTTAGCAAAAGTGTTATTGAAAGTGTGTGTTTCATCAAGGGTCACAACCTTATTAAACAACACCAGTTTGACCTATAAATTGAGTAATCCAAATTCAGAATCTTACATAAAAAATGGTCTATCCTCTTCATACTAAATTCTAGATTTCATCTTccctacattcgagttttcatcGGTCTTCTGCAAACTCGAGTATAGGTTGAATTATCCTAGGTATTCCTgcattccaactctaagacatcttgatagtgcttgaaatacttataaagAAAGTGAGTTCGTTCACGATTCTAGTATCgatccatttaattttaattaattttctaacatgTTCTTATGTATCAGAAGAGTTATTTCACGAATTCTGGTGATCCAATAAAATTGAACAACTTACTGAATTAATTCTATTTGGTAAAGTGTTTATAGAAAGAGTTGTCAAAACAGttctaaaatacataaaattttagAGAGATCGGAAGATTTAATAACAAaggtaaaaaaattctaaaaaataaattacttatatgaaaatattttagtaaaaaaataaaaggcaaaggtAAGGgattaaatgtaaaagatataGGATTAAATTGTCATGTGGTCGATGATGACCAAACTAATTTATGTCAGGTGAATTCTTATATACCCAGCTCAAAAAATTGGATAAGATTATCCTTAGTGTAAAATGTcttgaaaacaacaaataaatgtatcatttaataaataattaaatatatataagttAAATGGTGTTATGTGATTGACTGAATATACATTACCCATCTTTttatgatgggtagagaagttgtcctctTTATCTCGATCAGCTGTTATTTCACAGAGTGTGAATTGAACAGGGAAAAACAAAAGCAGGCAAAAAGAGACTTTTGGCTCCATATAATAATGGGAAACCAACCCAACCtaactaatttattttctttagtCAACAAATACCTTACTACCTTATTTACATTTACTTTACATTTATTCCAAATAAATCATTTTCCAAAACAGAAAATCTTTGCAACATTCTCCTACCAAGCTGACTCATCCATCCGCCACACCTTTCACCAACAACACTGTACAAATACGTCACACTTTCTCTTTTCTTCATTCCAATGATTCAATAATCAACCAATCAGCACTCACCATGATTCCATCGTTTGTGAGCTTCTCCGGCCTATACAGCGGCTACCTCCGTCGCTGCTTCACCGGATCAGGTCTCTTCTCTCAAAAAATCAACATCGACAACGAAACAACTCTCCACGTTTGGGGACCAACAAATCAATCCACACATAAACCCTCACTCGTTCTGATTCACGGATTCGGTCCTACAGCCATATGGCAGTGGCGTAAACAAGTTCAATTTCTCGCTCCTCATTTCAATGTCTACGTTCCCGATCTAATCTTCTTCGGCGAATCAACAACGAGATCGAAGGAAAGGAGCGAGAAATTCCAAGCGGAGTCGGTTGGGAAATTGTTGGAGAAATTAGGGTTGAAGAAGTGCCACGTGGCGGGGACGAGTTATGGCGGTATTGTTGCTTATAATTTGGCGAAAATGTTGGGGGAAGAGAGAATAGAGAAAGTGGTTATTTGTAGCTCTGGTGTTAATATGACGAAGAATCATAACGTCAAGTTGTTGGAAAGAGCTGGAGTGGAGAAAATTGAGGACCTTATGTTGCCTACTTCTCCGCAAAATTTGAGGAAATTGATGACACTTGCCGTGGCTAAAAGCATCTCTTTCATGCCTGATTTTCTCTTGAAAGACTTCTTAAAGGTAAATTCTTATTCTAATTTTTATTCATGTTATGCCACTATCTTTTACTATAGTTTTATTATAGGTGTTATTCTCATGAAAACTTAAAACAGGGTAGAAGGAAGTAAACTAAATATACAATGAACAAAATATGGATATCATTCTCAACTAACTTTTTATGGTTGTTTTTGTTACCACGctaattaaaagaaaagaagagaaaaactacATTGTTAAAAATGTCAACGTAAAGATATCATTTAATTTGTGAGGAGATTGGTGAATTAGGAGATCAACACTAGCTAGTAGATGTGTTGGGTTTGACCATGGAATCATTACTCTTTTTTGCATTCAGAGAGGGCGTAGATAACTTTGAACAAAGTGTTTTCAagcaatatatttttaatattttagatcAACGTCACGTGTTTATATACTTGTTTAATGGGTTTCAATGAGATTGATATCGAGGATTGAGTCTGTGTAGCATGTCATGTCAATAAACACAAAGTTCTTATCACGTGTGTAAGTTGGTTAAGTTATTAGTGAAGGTTGTTAAGTGGTTAGTGAGTTGGTTAAACATTGATCTCTTGTATATATAGTATATGAATAGATCATTGTAAACacttttgtatcattttcatgaTAATATACATAGAAGAATGAGACCACAATACATTGCTTTGCTCTAACTAGTTTTGTAAACACTGTTGTATCATTTTCAtgataactagtaacaaacccgtgcgttcgcacgggttctggtatgggacgcgcatttgtttcagatatatattttttaatagaaaaatatttagtacatgtgaaaaaataataattaaatgtataaaaaaaatgtctggtacccgtgaaaaaataataattgaatgtatagaaaaatatttggtacctgtgaaaaaaataataattgaatgcataCGGTACCTGTGAAAAATTATAAttcaatgtttagaaaaatgtctagtacccgtgaaaaaataataattgagtgttaaaaaatgtctggtacccgtgaaaaaataataattgaatttatagaaaaatgtctggtacccgtgaaaaacataataattgaatgtttagaaaaatgtcaggtacccgtgaaaaaataataattgaatatatagaaaaatgttcggtacccgtgaaaaaataataattgaatgtttagaaaaatgtctgatacccgtgaaaaaataataatctaaatatatagaaaaatgtttgatacccgtaaaaaataataattaaatgtatagaaaaatgtactcgtaaaaaaatttaaatcaataagatttttttaagacaaaatataattttattataaaatatgtgaaaCAAATATAAGAAAGCAAATATTAGAAacaaatataaactaaata
Encoded proteins:
- the LOC131660716 gene encoding uncharacterized protein LOC131660716 isoform X2 produces the protein MIPSFVSFSGLYSGYLRRCFTGSGLFSQKINIDNETTLHVWGPTNQSTHKPSLVLIHGFGPTAIWQWRKQVQFLAPHFNVYVPDLIFFGESTTRSKERSEKFQAESVGKLLEKLGLKKCHVAGTSYGGIVAYNLAKMLGEERIEKVVICSSGVNMTKNHNVKLLERAGVEKIEDLMLPTSPQNLRKLMTLAVAKSISFMPDFLLKDFLKKLYTENRKEKMELLGGLSLGKIDTSNISPLQQEVLIIWGEDDKIFPVQMAHELKEVISKKARIELIKEASHVPQAENPEEFNNIIFNFLRSSS
- the LOC131660716 gene encoding uncharacterized protein LOC131660716 isoform X1, with product MIPSFVSFSGLYSGYLRRCFTGSGLFSQKINIDNETTLHVWGPTNQSTHKPSLVLIHGFGPTAIWQWRKQVQFLAPHFNVYVPDLIFFGESTTRSKERSEKFQAESVGKLLEKLGLKKCHVAGTSYGGIVAYNLAKMLGEERIEKVVICSSGVNMTKNHNVKLLERAGVEKIEDLMLPTSPQNLRKLMTLAVAKSISFMPDFLLKDFLKKLYTENRKEKMELLGGLSLGKIDTSNISPLQQQEVLIIWGEDDKIFPVQMAHELKEVISKKARIELIKEASHVPQAENPEEFNNIIFNFLRSSS